The sequence CGGGCCGCATCAAGCAATTCTTGGTCGTCCCAGGTCAGTCGACTGTTACCGGCGGTATCGATCATGAAACCGACCCGGAAACGACCGGCTTTGACCGGATTCCCCGGCCCAAACGGTCGATTTCCGTGCGCTCGCTCACATCGGGTCGGCCGAAAGTCCGGGCGCTTTGTCGACTTACCGTCACCGATGACTGACGCACCGTCATGTCGGGGACCGGAGTTCCCGGTTCCACGGCCCGTCGAGGTGGCGTTCGCCACTACGACTACCGAGCGTGAGCAAATGGTTGCCCAACGCATGGCACACCATCCGTCCTTGCACGCACCGAACGGGCGGCCGGCCACCGCCCGGACGGACCGTCAACCGCCGACCGGACGGCCCGTCGGCGGTGCCCGAACGGGCCGTCAGCACGGCTCAGCCGATGCCGCCCAACCCCGCGTCCCGGGCCAGCAGCGCCGCCTGCACCCGGTTCTCGCACCCCAGCTTGGCCAGGATCCGGCTGACGTACGTCTTCACCGTCGCCTCGCTCATGTGGATCCGGGCCCCGGCGTCCGCGTTGGACAGCCCCTCGCCCAGCAGCGCCAGCACCTCCAGCTCGCGCTCGGTCAGCACCTCCAGCCGCCGCCGGGCCCGGGCTCCGCGCGCCGCCGCCGGCCCCGCCCCACCGTCGGCCAGCGAGTCGACGATGTGCCGGGTCGCGGCGGGCGACAGGAAGGCGTGCCCCGTGGCGGCCGCCCGGACGGCCTGGATCAGCTCGGCCGGCGCGGTGTCCTTCAGGAGGAAGCCGGCACCACCGTCGCTCACGGCGCGCAGCACGTTGTCGCGCTCCCCGAAGGTGGTGAGGATCAGCGCCCGCGCGCCGGGCGCGACCCTCGGCAGCTCGGCGAGCGCCGACAGGCCGTCCAGCACCGGCATCTGGATGTCCAGCAGGACGACGTCCACCCGGTGCGCGCGGGCGAGGTCCAGCGCCTGCCGGCCGTCGGCGGCCTCGGCCACCACGTCGATGTCCTCGGCGGAGGACAGGATCATCCTGATCCCGGCCCGGATGAGCGGCTCGTCATCGGCGACGAGGACTCGGAT comes from Streptomyces sp. TLI_053 and encodes:
- a CDS encoding response regulator transcription factor, which gives rise to MIRVLVADDEPLIRAGIRMILSSAEDIDVVAEAADGRQALDLARAHRVDVVLLDIQMPVLDGLSALAELPRVAPGARALILTTFGERDNVLRAVSDGGAGFLLKDTAPAELIQAVRAAATGHAFLSPAATRHIVDSLADGGAGPAAARGARARRRLEVLTERELEVLALLGEGLSNADAGARIHMSEATVKTYVSRILAKLGCENRVQAALLARDAGLGGIG